The stretch of DNA AGAGCCCGTCGGCCACGTCGGCGACGATCTTCATGCCCGACCAGCAGCCGGAGATCCGCGACAGCGCCACCCCGTAGAGGCCGAACGTGATGACCTCCTCGGCGTTGCGCGGGAAGAACACGGGCATGCCCATCGCGGCCATGGACCGCTCGCTGGCGCAGGGGATGGTGGAGGACTTGGCGTTGGGGTCGTCGCCCACGAGGACGAGGACGCCGCCGCGGGCGTTGGCGCCGTACATGGCGGCGTGCCGGATGGAGTCGCTGGCGCGGTCGAGGCCGGGACCCTTGCCGTACCAGACACCGACGACGCCGTCGTGGGTGCGCTCGCCCTGCGGGAGGTCCACCTGGCTGCCCCAGACGGACGTCGCGGCGAGTTCCTCGTTCATGCCGGGCACGAACTTCACGTCGTGGTCGGTGCTCAGCGTGGGGATGGCGGCGATGGTGCGGTCGAGGCCGGCGAGGGGGCTGCCCTGGTAGCCGGAGACGAACGTCGCGACGTTCAGGCCCGCCCGGCGGTCGCGTTCGTGCTGCTCCACCAGCTGGCGGGCGATGGCCTGGACACCGGTCATCAGCACCGGGCCCGAGTCGGCCCGGTATCGGTCGGCGAGATCAAAGGATGCTGCACTGGTGCGAGCGTCGTCTAGCTGAGTCATGGCGATTCCCGATCCGTCGCGTTGAGCATTTAGTGAGCTTGATCCTGTATCTGCTCTATGATTTGGTCAACGCAAATCAGACCAACTGATCAATTCACGCAAGCGGTGACGGTCGTCACTTCCCGGAGGTACCCAAAGTGCTCAGCATCGACAAGCTCGACGTGCAGTTGCTCGGACTGCTCGGCAAGGACTCACGCATGAGCGTGGCCGAACTCGCCAACTCGCTGGGCGTCGCCCGCAACACCGTCCAGTCCCGGATGAAGCGCATGGAGACCAGTGGGCTACTCACCGGGTTCCGGCCCAACCTCGACCTCGCCGAGGTCGGCATCCCGATCCAGGCGTTCGTCGGCCTCGAACTCGAGCAGGGCAAGCTGACCGCCGTCGGCAACCGTCTCGTCGACCTGCCGGAGGTCATCGAGATCCACGCGACCACCGGCCGGGAGGACCTGCTGGTGCGGGTGGCGACGTCGACGCACGCGGAGCTGCAGAAGCTGCTCGAGAAGATCGCGAACCTGCCGGGCATCACCCACTCGACCACCACCATCGCGCTGACCAGCCCGCTGCCGTACCGGATTCAGCCCCTACTCGAGCACCTCACCGACGACTCAGGGTGGGGCCGGTCGACGGCACTGCCCCGTTCACAGCGCTAGCACCGGTGCAGTAGTTTCAGACCATGAGTGAGAGTCAGGGACGAATCGCCTTCATCCAGGCCACGTGGCACCGCAACATCGTCGACCGCGCACGCGAGGGCTTCACCGACGAGGTGACCACGCTGGGGTATGCGAAGGACGATCTGGACTTCTTCGAGGTGCCGGGTGCGTTCGAGATCCCGCTGCACGCACGCCGCCTCGCCCTCACCGGGCGTTACGACGCCGTCGTCGCCGCCGCACTCGTCGTGGACGGTGGCATCTACCGGCACGAGTTCGTCGCAACCGCGGTGATCGACGGCCTGATGCGGGTGCAACTCGACACGGATGTGCCGGTGTTCTCGGTTGTGCTGACCCCGCACCACTTCCACGAGCACGACGAGCACCTCAACTACTTCCACGACCACTTCGTGAAGAAGGGCGCCGAGGCCGCTCGGGCCTGCGTCGCCACCGTCACGTCGCTGAAGTCGCTGCCGCCCGCGAACTGAGAGTCGCCCTGCCCCGAATCCACATCGAGAACACCACCGCCGGTACATACCGACGGTGGTGTTCTCGTATTTCTGGGGTCGAGTGCGCTACCCGGCGACGAAATGCGACAGAATCGCCTGCACCTCGTAGATGTCCACCGACTTCGAGAACCGCTTCTGCAGCGGAACCGGATTGCCGGAAATCCAGATTTTCAGTTCGGCGTCGAGATCGAAGTTCCCGGCCGTCTCCACCGCGAAATGCGTGATCGATTTGTACAGCACGCTGTGGTACTCGATCTTCTTTCCCGTGATCCCCTGCTTGTCGACGAGAATGAGTCGTCGGTTGGTGAACAGGAAAGCGTCGCGAACCAGCAAATACGCAGCGTGGATCTGCTCACCGTTTCCGAGAAGTCGCGAGTACTCCGCCTGCGCAGCAGCCGGGTCGATCTTTCCCGCATTACCCATCAGGCCGTTCATCAAGCCCATTTTCATCTCCGCGATTCCACTCGAATGCCGACAGTCACGCTGGCTGTCGTCGGCGCGAGCGGGATCGTTACGGGCTCGAACTATCCGGCCCGCGCGTGCCGGCGCTGGATGAAGAGGAGCCAGAACACCGGTGCGCCGACGACGGCGAGGATTGTCGCGAAGACGCGCAGCCCCACGTGCCCTTCGCCGAAGGGGGCGATCATGAGGACGATCGTGCATAGGACGGCGCCGAGGAGTTGCCAGTGCGCGCCGAAGAAACCTGCGACCATCGCCCATGCGTTGCGGGCGACGATGCGCGCCGGCGACTCGGGCTTCGGTGCGGGCGGCGGGGACGGGGCCACCGCTACCGTCGAGTTACGCGCGGCGGCCACCAGTTTCGGGGCGTGGGCGCCGAGCGGCGGGGTTTCGCCGTCGGGCTCGCACCGGAACAGGGCGATGCCCACCGCGTCCGCGTAGTCGACGGCCTCATCGGTGTATCCGGGGCCGGAGAAATACAGGAGTTTGCGGGCATGACTGGTTCCGCGGGTGTCGTAGAGGTTCGCGAGGTCCGCCTTGCCTGCGCTGCCGCCCCGCCACTTCACCTGCGCGTACGCGCGCGACGAGTAGACGTCGATGCCGCCGTCCGCGCCGCCGAGCAGCGCTGTCGCGTCGCCGTAACCGAGCTTCTGCATCTGCTCGGCGGCGTTGATTTCAGCTTCAGCCGCCGTGCGTATGCGTGCCATGCCTCACTCCCCCAGATCGAACCATTCTTTCCCTTCGAAGGTACCCGCAGATCCGGCCAAACCAGCTATCCGCCGGTGAACGTCACACCGGCGGCATCGAATTGCAACACACTGCAACCCTTCCCGCCTCCTGCCGGCGCCCGTACCGTTCCCCGAATCAGCACGTTCACAACGCAGTGAGGGCGGATTCATGAGGGCAGCACGCTTCCACGGACGACGCGACATCCGGATCGACGACATCCCCGAGCCGGAACTGCGGCCGGGCGCGGTGAAACTCCGGGTCGCGTGGTGCGGCATCTGCGGCACCGACCTCCACGAGTACCTCGAGGGCCCGATCTTCATCTCCCCGCCGGGACATCCGCATCCGCTGTCGCACGAGAACGCCCCGGTGACGATGGGCCACGAGTTCTCCGGGACGGTGGAGGAGGTCGGCGAGGGCGTCACCGACGTCGCGGTGGGCGACAACGTGGTGGTGGAGCCGTACTTCGTGTGCAACGAGTGCGCGTCCTGCAGGGCAAGCAACTATCACCTGTGTACGAAGATGGGTTTCATCGGATTGGCCGGTGGGGGAGGCGGACTCAGCGAGAAGGTGGTGGTCGACCGCCGCTGGGTGCACAAGATCGGCGACATCCCGCTCGACGAGGCGGCCCTGATCGAACCGCTCAGCGTCGCGCATCATGCGGTCGTCCGCAGCGGGGCGAAGGCCGGCGACGTCGCGCTGGTCGGCGGTGCGGGGCCGATCGGACTCCTGGTGGCCGCGGTCCTGAAGGGTCTGGGTGTCACCACGATCGTCACGGAACTCAGTGACGCCCGGAAGCAGAAGGCACTGTCGAGCGGGGTCGCGCACCACGTCGTCGACCCGTCGTCCGAGGACGTGAAAGCGCGTGTGCTCGAGTTGACCGACGGTGTCGGCGCCGACCTCGGATTCGAATGCGCGGGGGTCAACGCCGTCCTCGACACCATCCTCGACGCCGTCCGGCCCGCGGCGGTCGTGGTGAACGTGTCGATCTGGGGCAAGCCGGCGACGGTCGACATGCAGAAGCTCGTCCTCAAGGAGATCGATCTGCGCGGCACCATCGCTTACGTCCGCGATCACGAGGCGGTGATCGAGATGGTGCGCAGCGGGGTGATCGACCTGGCCCCGTTCATCACCGGCCGGATCGAACTCGACAACCTGGTCTCCGACGGCCTCACGACGTTGATCGAGCACAACGACACGGCGGTGAAGATCCTGGTCCGGGCGTGACCGTCAGTCGGGTTCGTCCGTCGACGGTGTCACTGCCCTGGCCTTGAGCGCCAGCCACAACTCCATGCGGTCGTCGGCCTGGTCGAGGTTCCGCCCGGTCAGTGCCGCGATCTTGTCGATCCGGTTCCGGACGGTGTTGCGGTGCACGGAGAGGGCGGCCGCCGCGGGGTCCCATGCCCCGTTGGCTCGCAGCCATTCCTCGAGCGTTCGCTGGAGTTCGACGCGTTCGCGCGGCTCGAGCTGATCGAGGGGTGCGAGGACGGCGGTCGAGAAGCCGCTGAGCACGTCGGCCGAGCCGAGGCGCAGCAGCAACTGGACCGTCTCCCCTTCCTTGGCGTCGACGGCGCGGCCGAGTCGGGCACTGACGGCGACGAGGGATCGCGCCTGCATCGCCGACACGGCCAGCGCGTCCACGGGAACCAGCGCGCCGATCCCGATCGCGCATCCCTCCGCCACGCTCGACAGCAGGTCGGCGAGCCCGGCGGATTCGGGGTGCGCGATCTCGATGTCCGAGTTGCGCTGTCTCAGGACGGAATCCGGAAGGGCCGAAGCGATCCGGGCGGTCAGGTCGGCCACCGAATCGGGGGTGGAGCGCACGACGGCGATCTGCAGGGGGTCGCGGGGCAGCCCGATGCCGGCAGCGATCTGATGGGCGCGCTCCCTCCGAAGTCCGGGCCTGAGCAGCTGTGCCAGCGCCGCCGCCCGCCGCTGTCGCTCGGGTTCGCCTGCCACGTGACGGCGTTCGAGTTCGAGCGACAGCAGCGAGACGAGCACATTGGACGCGTGCCGCAGCGCGCTGTCCGCCGACCGCTCGAGCACGACGAACGCGAGCGGGTTCTCGATTCGGACGGGGTGCAGTTCGAGTTCCCGCCGACCGGCGCCGCCGAACGCTGTCCAGCCCTTCGCTCGGGTGGTGTAGCGACCCACCTGGTCCTGGGCGTCCTGCAGGAACGCTTCATCGACGCCGTCGGAGAGCTGGACGACCCCACCCGACGCGTCCAGCACCGCGCACAGTGAGCCGCTGACGGAACGCCACGTGTCGAGCAGTCCGCTCAGCGGCGACGGTCCGGCCGCGACCGCGGTGAGCTGATAGCTGAGCTCGATCGCGTCCTCGAGGGCACGCTTCTCCTCCTCGGCTATCCGGGAGAAGATCCACTTGGTGATGGCGATGAACGGCACCGAGTCGGGGGCGATGAGCAGCGGGACGCCGAATTCACGCGCGGCCGCGACGAGCGGCTCCGGGGGTGCCTGGTAGGGCAGCCCGTGCCCCAGACCGAGGCACAGTGCGGCGACCCCGCCCGCGACACAGTCCCGCACGTAGTCGCGGCACCCGGCTTCGGTGGTGGGAAGCATGAGGCCGACGGTCATCAGCAACTCCCCGCCCTGGAGCCAGTCCCGCGGACGCGTCAGTTCGGACACGTGCGCTGCGGTGATGGGGTTGTCCACCCCCGCCGTCCCGCTCATCGATGTGAGCCGCAGCGTGGGGGCGGACAGGACGTCCTGAACGGTGATCACCGGTGACCTCTTGTACTAATTGCCCAACCGTAATAGACGAACTGTACATCTCGCCTCTGGTGCCGGAGCGGCGCAGTGCGCAGAGTAGTGATCAGAGCCACAGCACCTTCTAGGAGTTTCAGTGACAGATCACTCAGGCGACACCGCCGCGACCCTCGGTGGCACCATCGAGACCCGGTCGATCGACTACGTCCCCGAGGACGAACGTCACGGGAAGGTCCGCGACCAGGGCCCCTTCTGGTTCGTCGGAAACTTCCAGCCCTTCACGGTGGCCATCGGTTTCGTCGGCCCCGCCCTCGGCCTGTCGTTGGGCTGGACAGTCGTGGCGGGCATTCTCGGCATCTTCTTCGGAACGTTGTTCATGGCGTTCCACGCGTCGCAGGGACCGGTGCTCGGACTCCCGCAGATGGTGCAGTCCCGTGCGCAGTTCGGCTATCGCGGTGTCGTCCTCGCACTCATCGGGACGTTGTTCACGTACGTCGGGTTCAACGTCGTGGACGTCGTCATCATCAAGGCGGGTCTGCACAGCATCTTCGGGTGGAACGCGGCAATCATCGCCGTCGTCATCACCGCGGTCGCGACGCTGCTCGCGATCTACGGTCACGATCTGCTGCACCTGTCGTTTCGTGTGCTGTTCTGGCTGTCGCTGCCGCTGTGGGCGATCCTCACGTGGGGTGTCGTGTTCGGGCACGCCGGCGGCGGCGACGCGGGCGCCGCGACGGGCGGGTTCACCCTGCTGGCGTTCATCGCCCAGTTCAGTGTCGCGGCCTCCTACAACATCACCTACGCGCCGTACGTGTCGGACTACTCGCGGTACCTGCCGCGCAACACGCGGACGTCGGCCATCGTGTCGGCCGTGTTCCTCGGCGCCTCCGCGTCGCCGGTGTGGCTGATCCCGGTGGGCGCGTGGATGGCCACCCGACTGGGAGCGACGGATGCGCTCGCCGGCATCCACGACGCCGGGAACTCGGTGGTCCCGTTCCTCGGCAGCGTGCTCGCACTCGTCGCGACGCTCGTGCTGGTGGCGACCATGGGCCTGAACGCGTACAGCGGCATGCTGACCGTGATCACCGGCATCGACTCCTTCCGGAAGGTCACCCCGTCCCGCCGGATCCGGGTGGTGACCGTGCTCGCGCTGGCCGCGGTCTGGCTGGTGCTGAGTCTGCTGTTCACCGATTCGACGACCGTTCTGAACACGACATTGCTGATCATGCTGTACCTCCTCGTGCCCTGGACCGCCGTCAATCTCACCGACTTCTTCTTCGTGCGCCGCGGGCACTACGCCATCACCGACCTGTTCACGCCGGACGGGCTGTACGGAATGTGGTCGTGGCGGGGTATGACGGCCTTCTTCGCCGGCATCGTCGCGTCCGTTCCGTTCATGGTGCTGCCGTTCTACGTCGGACCGATCGCCGCGGCCCTCGGTGAGGTCGACGTCGCGTTCGCGGTCGGACTCGCCGTGTCCGGGATCGTGTACTGGGTGCTGTCCCGGTCGCTGGACCTGGACACCGAGGAACGGTTCATCGAGGACAGCGAAGCCGCACTGGCAGGCGAGGAGACCCCCGCTCATGGCTGACGCGACGACGGCTGACGTCCAGCACGCGATCGACGCGCTGATCCGGGCATTCGGCGAGCACGACACGGCCGCCTACTTCGAGGCGTTCAGCCCGGACGCGACGTTCGTCTTCTACACCCACCCGGTGCCGCTGCCGAGCCGCGACGCCTACCGCGCCCTGTGGACCGAGTGGGAGTCGGACGGGTTCCGCGTCCTGGCGTGCCGTTCCAGCGAGCAGTGCGTCACGTTCCCGGCCCCGGATGTCGCGGTGCTGACGCATCGGGTCGGCACCACTGTGCGGGATTCGACGGGGACCGTCGAGCTCGACGAGCGGGAGACGATCCTGTTCCGGCGTCGCGACGATTCGGGCTGGATCGCCGTCCACGAGCACCTGTCGCCGCAGTCCGGTCCAGCGGTGTAACTGACAGATAGCTGGCTCGACGTGGACCGCGTCACATCAGGACCCCGTCGAGTTGCGGAGGCAGACGCCCGACGGTGTACTGGTCAGTAAACCTGCCCGGCTCGGCATATCGCGAAGGTGTACAGATGACGGATGAACGGCCCGGCAAGAAGAAGTCCCCACCGGAGAAGGCGTCGCGATCGACACCGAAGGAGGCGACCCCGGACGTCTCCAAGACCGACCTCGCGGCCGTCGTCGATGCACTCACCGCGACGAACGAGAAGAACTTCGACTTCTGACCCCGCGCCTCAGCCCCGCTCGCGGTGCGGCACGAACTCGAACGTCAGGCACGCGAACGCCACGGGCAGCAGGTAGCGGAACCGCAGGAGCACGTATCGCCGGTTCCCCGTGGAATGGAACTTGCCGAGGTAGCGGTACAGCGACTCCAACGCGATCAGCGCGTCGCCCAGGTGCAGGATGCGGCGGAAGAGCCGGGCCCCTGCACCGGGTGCATCGGGGTCGAGAAGTTCGGGGAACGCCGCGAACGACAGCGAGACGTACCGGGCACCGGTCCGCTCGGCGTACCGGATGACGTCGACGGTCATGCGTTCGTCGGTGCCGTTCGGGGCGTCGTCGCCGCGCCACGGTACGTCGAGGCTCAGTTCCCGTGCCGAACCGGCGGTCCCGTACCTCTGAAACGCGACGGCGCGCCCGGACGCATCGCGTGCGATGACGAGGAGAAGTCCGGGAAGCGTCCCGTCCAGCAGGTGGTCGAGGATCATCGAGAACCCGCGGCGCTGATGTCCGGCGCGGGCGTCGTCGACGATGGCCGTCAACTCGCGTCGGGTCGGTTCGTCGAGGGCCGCCTCGGGGACGATCTCGGTGGTGATCCCGGCATTGTGCGTGCGCTGCACCGCCTGCCGGAGGTTGCGGAATTTCCTGCCGTGCAGGGTGAATCCGCCGACATCGATCACCACGTCGCGGCCGATCGGGACCGCTCTCAACGACTTTCGGGTGTCGCCGCCGATCTCCCACAGCCGGGCGACGCGTTCCCCCGCGCCGAGCACTGCGACGCGCCACCCACGTTCGGCGGCGAACTCGTCGAACTCGTCGAGGAGCGCGACGAACTCGACGGGGTCGCCGATGGGATCGCCGGCGACGACGGCTATCCCGGACCTCGCCCGGTAGGCGATCGCCGCGGTGCCGGAGGCGTTGAAGTAGTACGACTTCGCCGAATTGAGGGCGAACGGCGACAGCGGGTCCTCCGTGGTCTGCTGGATCAGGGCGAAGACGCGGGCACGGTCCTCCGGTTGCGGCACACTGCGCACCGGCAGCATCAGGACTGGTCCGGTCGCCACGAGGAGGACGAACCCCGGCGCCGGATGGGCGCTCGTGTAGGCGACATCGGCGGCGGCCACGAACAACACCGCCCCGACCATGTGCGTCAGGGTGACGGGTCGCCGCAGGTGCAGTCCCCGGGCCACGAACAGCATCGCGACTCCGGCCGCCACCATCCCGGGTCGCACGGGACCCGACCGCGTGGCCATCCACAGGAGCACGAGACCGACCACGACAGTCGCGCCGACGAGCGCCGCCCGCGCCGCGGGCGACTCGGGCCGGTACACCCGCAGCCCGGGCACGGTCATCGGAGTCGACTTCGAATTCTGCATGCGCACACCCCTGCCCCAGGTGACGACTGTTCCCGTTACTCCAATCTAGCGGCTCCGCCGCCCGTGAGTGGTCAAGGAGTCTCTGGACTCTTTACGCACTCACGGGCGAAGCCTGGGCC from Rhodococcus opacus B4 encodes:
- a CDS encoding Lrp/AsnC family transcriptional regulator, coding for MLSIDKLDVQLLGLLGKDSRMSVAELANSLGVARNTVQSRMKRMETSGLLTGFRPNLDLAEVGIPIQAFVGLELEQGKLTAVGNRLVDLPEVIEIHATTGREDLLVRVATSTHAELQKLLEKIANLPGITHSTTTIALTSPLPYRIQPLLEHLTDDSGWGRSTALPRSQR
- a CDS encoding 6,7-dimethyl-8-ribityllumazine synthase, which encodes MSESQGRIAFIQATWHRNIVDRAREGFTDEVTTLGYAKDDLDFFEVPGAFEIPLHARRLALTGRYDAVVAAALVVDGGIYRHEFVATAVIDGLMRVQLDTDVPVFSVVLTPHHFHEHDEHLNYFHDHFVKKGAEAARACVATVTSLKSLPPAN
- a CDS encoding PH domain-containing protein — protein: MGLMNGLMGNAGKIDPAAAQAEYSRLLGNGEQIHAAYLLVRDAFLFTNRRLILVDKQGITGKKIEYHSVLYKSITHFAVETAGNFDLDAELKIWISGNPVPLQKRFSKSVDIYEVQAILSHFVAG
- a CDS encoding restriction endonuclease; amino-acid sequence: MARIRTAAEAEINAAEQMQKLGYGDATALLGGADGGIDVYSSRAYAQVKWRGGSAGKADLANLYDTRGTSHARKLLYFSGPGYTDEAVDYADAVGIALFRCEPDGETPPLGAHAPKLVAAARNSTVAVAPSPPPAPKPESPARIVARNAWAMVAGFFGAHWQLLGAVLCTIVLMIAPFGEGHVGLRVFATILAVVGAPVFWLLFIQRRHARAG
- a CDS encoding 2,3-butanediol dehydrogenase gives rise to the protein MRAARFHGRRDIRIDDIPEPELRPGAVKLRVAWCGICGTDLHEYLEGPIFISPPGHPHPLSHENAPVTMGHEFSGTVEEVGEGVTDVAVGDNVVVEPYFVCNECASCRASNYHLCTKMGFIGLAGGGGGLSEKVVVDRRWVHKIGDIPLDEAALIEPLSVAHHAVVRSGAKAGDVALVGGAGPIGLLVAAVLKGLGVTTIVTELSDARKQKALSSGVAHHVVDPSSEDVKARVLELTDGVGADLGFECAGVNAVLDTILDAVRPAAVVVNVSIWGKPATVDMQKLVLKEIDLRGTIAYVRDHEAVIEMVRSGVIDLAPFITGRIELDNLVSDGLTTLIEHNDTAVKILVRA
- a CDS encoding PucR family transcriptional regulator, whose product is MITVQDVLSAPTLRLTSMSGTAGVDNPITAAHVSELTRPRDWLQGGELLMTVGLMLPTTEAGCRDYVRDCVAGGVAALCLGLGHGLPYQAPPEPLVAAAREFGVPLLIAPDSVPFIAITKWIFSRIAEEEKRALEDAIELSYQLTAVAAGPSPLSGLLDTWRSVSGSLCAVLDASGGVVQLSDGVDEAFLQDAQDQVGRYTTRAKGWTAFGGAGRRELELHPVRIENPLAFVVLERSADSALRHASNVLVSLLSLELERRHVAGEPERQRRAAALAQLLRPGLRRERAHQIAAGIGLPRDPLQIAVVRSTPDSVADLTARIASALPDSVLRQRNSDIEIAHPESAGLADLLSSVAEGCAIGIGALVPVDALAVSAMQARSLVAVSARLGRAVDAKEGETVQLLLRLGSADVLSGFSTAVLAPLDQLEPRERVELQRTLEEWLRANGAWDPAAAALSVHRNTVRNRIDKIAALTGRNLDQADDRMELWLALKARAVTPSTDEPD
- a CDS encoding purine-cytosine permease family protein gives rise to the protein MTDHSGDTAATLGGTIETRSIDYVPEDERHGKVRDQGPFWFVGNFQPFTVAIGFVGPALGLSLGWTVVAGILGIFFGTLFMAFHASQGPVLGLPQMVQSRAQFGYRGVVLALIGTLFTYVGFNVVDVVIIKAGLHSIFGWNAAIIAVVITAVATLLAIYGHDLLHLSFRVLFWLSLPLWAILTWGVVFGHAGGGDAGAATGGFTLLAFIAQFSVAASYNITYAPYVSDYSRYLPRNTRTSAIVSAVFLGASASPVWLIPVGAWMATRLGATDALAGIHDAGNSVVPFLGSVLALVATLVLVATMGLNAYSGMLTVITGIDSFRKVTPSRRIRVVTVLALAAVWLVLSLLFTDSTTVLNTTLLIMLYLLVPWTAVNLTDFFFVRRGHYAITDLFTPDGLYGMWSWRGMTAFFAGIVASVPFMVLPFYVGPIAAALGEVDVAFAVGLAVSGIVYWVLSRSLDLDTEERFIEDSEAALAGEETPAHG
- a CDS encoding YybH family protein, whose amino-acid sequence is MADATTADVQHAIDALIRAFGEHDTAAYFEAFSPDATFVFYTHPVPLPSRDAYRALWTEWESDGFRVLACRSSEQCVTFPAPDVAVLTHRVGTTVRDSTGTVELDERETILFRRRDDSGWIAVHEHLSPQSGPAV
- a CDS encoding bifunctional lysylphosphatidylglycerol flippase/synthetase MprF codes for the protein MQNSKSTPMTVPGLRVYRPESPAARAALVGATVVVGLVLLWMATRSGPVRPGMVAAGVAMLFVARGLHLRRPVTLTHMVGAVLFVAAADVAYTSAHPAPGFVLLVATGPVLMLPVRSVPQPEDRARVFALIQQTTEDPLSPFALNSAKSYYFNASGTAAIAYRARSGIAVVAGDPIGDPVEFVALLDEFDEFAAERGWRVAVLGAGERVARLWEIGGDTRKSLRAVPIGRDVVIDVGGFTLHGRKFRNLRQAVQRTHNAGITTEIVPEAALDEPTRRELTAIVDDARAGHQRRGFSMILDHLLDGTLPGLLLVIARDASGRAVAFQRYGTAGSARELSLDVPWRGDDAPNGTDERMTVDVIRYAERTGARYVSLSFAAFPELLDPDAPGAGARLFRRILHLGDALIALESLYRYLGKFHSTGNRRYVLLRFRYLLPVAFACLTFEFVPHRERG